In Primulina huaijiensis isolate GDHJ02 chromosome 4, ASM1229523v2, whole genome shotgun sequence, a genomic segment contains:
- the LOC140974774 gene encoding uncharacterized protein isoform X2 has product MQAHDAAVSHSPSSNGHSNSDLTEIAARAVEEYAAEEKSDEFYDDEFYFEREVDSESVKREGGEWDGDEDDQGFEFEFVTRDSESSTISADEIFHDGKIRPVYPFLNGDLNGKKTIRLPLMKLLIEERETAATSSCSSSDVDDLEGVPEEMYCVWQPKAASDVDEQESVPEEMYCVWPPKPTPEEAESPEETARRCKKSTSTGSIYKKLKLKELLSRSHSEGRKENFVFLTPKNSWNRRENEYRVEEQAATAGKLRPPPPRRTYLPYRQDLVGFFSGGNGLTKNSKPF; this is encoded by the exons ATGCAAGCGCATGATGCTGCGGTCTCGCACTCTCCGAGTTCCAACGGCCATTCTAACAGTGACCTGACGGAGATAGCCGCCCGGGCTGTGGAGGAATACGCGGCGGAAGAGAAGTCCGATGAGTTCTACGACGATGAGTTCTACTTCGAGAGGGAAGTGGATTCAGAATCTGTGAAAAGGGAAGGTGGAGAATGGGATGGAGATGAGGATGATCAAGGATTCGAGTTCGAGTTCGTCACGAGGGATTCGGAGTCGTCTACGATTTCTGCCGACGAAATCTTCCACGACGGTAAGATTCGACCGGTTTACCCGTTCCTAAATGGAGATTTG AACGGAAAGAAGACGATTCGGCTGCCGTTGATGAAGCTTCTTATCGAGGAAAGAGAGACGGCAGCGACGTCGTCTTGCTCGTCGTCGGATGTGGATGATCTGGAAGGAGTTCCGGAGGAGATGTACTGCGTGTGGCAGCCGAAAGCCGCCTCGGATGTTGATGAGCAGGAAAGTGTTCCGGAGGAGATGTACTGCGTCTGGCCGCCGAAGCCTACTCCTGAGGAGGCGGAGTCTCCGGAGGAAACGGCGCGGCGGTGCAAGAAAAGCACCTCCACGGGGTCGATTTACAAGAAACTGAAGTTGAAAGAGCTATTGAGCAGAAGCCACAGTGAAGGAAGGAAGGAAAATTTCGTCTTTTTAACACCCAAGAACAGCTGGAACAGAAGAGAGAACGAATACCGAGTCGAAGAACAGGCGGCAACTGCCGGGAAATTGAGACCTCCACCGCCGCGGCGGACGTACTTACCGTACAGACAAGATTTGGTGGGGTTTTTTTCCGGTGGAAATGGGTTGACCAAGAATTCAAAGcctttttaa
- the LOC140975497 gene encoding ASI1-immunoprecipitated protein 1-like: MDAKESYASFLEKVKRTIYIDNMSPAVTDSVVKAAFNQFGNVLSVHFIPNYLEPKNVPRAALVEMENPKQAEEIIAEMEIYPFMISGMPRPVRARPAKLEMFDDRPKNPERRIQCRWIDSKDPNFEVAQKIKKLVKTHAAEASFLLMEQLKEEEKLAAQQNETLKANFRKFELIDGVHEDGTTKQLAHYYNMRISDS; encoded by the exons ATGGATGCCAAAGAAAGTTATGCCTCCTTCTTGGAGAAGGTGAAAAGGACTATATACATTGATAACATGTCGCCAGCGGTGACCGACTCCGTCGTGAAAGCTGCTTTTAATCAGTTTGGTAATGTGTTGAGTGTTCATTTCATTCCAAACTATCTTGAACCCAAAAATGTTCCACGAGCTGCTTTAGTGGAAATGGAAAATCCAAAGCAGGCTGAAGAAATTATAGCAGAGATGGAAATCTACCCTTTCATGATATCGGGAATGCCAAGGCCAGTTAGAGCACGGCCTGCTAAATTGGAGATGTTTGATGATCGTCCCAAAAACCCAGAAAGGAGGATACAATGTCGTTGGATAGATTCTAAAGATCCTAATTTTGAGGTTGCTCAGAAAATCAAGAAACTTGTGAAGACTCATGCTGCAGAAGCATCATTCTTGCTGATG GAACAACTGAAAGAGGAAGAAAAGCTCGCTGCCCAACAGAACGAAACCTTGAAAGCAAATTTTAGGAAGTTTGAACTGATAGATGGTGTTCATGAAGATGGAACAACTAAACAATTGGCTCATTACTACAACATGCGTATTTCAGATTCTTGA
- the LOC140975499 gene encoding peroxisomal membrane protein PEX14-like, translating into MAATGDAPPSSAGQNRPDPGVSQAMQPSIADHQVTKFDAVKESSPTSVFVNSEPIREDQVENAVKFLSHPKVRGSPVIYRRSFLEKKGLTKEEIDEAFRRIPDPSPPVATTQPVVTNSDEQIKASSNAQQQPPAQNLRSTSGIPASSVPKKGRFTQFHWSHVLFAFGFFTASGAGTAVLFKNAIIPRLKLWIRKVVLEEEKEEGMLKKNDKRSIEEEATAAAKAAAIAAADVARASQEMLIATNEEKRFFEELISTLNVQVREMKSMSNSIKKLEEGQSISRRIIVDEQDYQRVSLTSSRLPYTNGKANIDSHSVRSLSPPAYVEPSVDVQSKSYGEIMDMIQNGENPFNIRDVNDASSNPDQPVLNPRSEPRPKPWEFSRSQNSSTNVLDTQETGNISSYRLPDKQLNGDDPVPWWQRQNPRITEIESDNDQKFGPSNRLGTERPVQHSWIPPQPPPVAMLEAAAAIRQPKKQPYQKEEMTDDQSLARAPDVTDELQRITKISESGGFVDTDGEYSQVSSTEIQKEDNGSYL; encoded by the exons ATGGCAGCCACCGGTGACGCTCCTCCGAGCTCTGCTGGCCAAAATCGGCCGGACCCag GGGTCTCACAAGCAATGCAACCATCTATCGCTGATCATCAAGTTACTAAGTTTGATGCTGTAAAGGAAAGTTCACCAACCTCTGTGTTTGTGAACTCCGAACCGATTCGAGAAGATCAAGTGGAAAATGCTGTCAAGTTTCTTTCACATCCTAAAGTTAGGGGATCTCCGGTAATTTACAGAAGATCTTTTCTTGAGAAGAAGGGACTCACAAAAGAGGAGATAGACGAAGCTTTTCGGCGTATTCCA GATCCTTCCCCACCTGTTGCAACAACACAGCCTGTTGTGACTAATTCGG ATGAGCAGATAAAAGCTTCATCAAATGCTCAACAGCAACCTCCAGCACAAAATCTGCGGTCTACATCTGGCATACCTGCTAGCAGTGTTCCAAAAAAGGGCCGATTCACCCAATTTCACTGGTCTCATGTTCTTTTTGCTTTTGGTTTTTTTACGGCATCCGGTGCTGGAACGGCAGTACTTTTCAAG AATGCAATTATTCCGAGGTTAAAGTTATGGATTCGCAAGGTTGTATTGGAAGAAGAAAAGGAAGAGGGGATGCTAAAGAAAAACGATAAACGAAGTATTGAAGAAGAAGCTACAGCCGCTGCAAAAGCTGCTGCTATAGCAGCTGCTGATGTTGCCCGAGCAAGCCAGGAGATGTTGATTGCAACAAATGAAG AGAAGAGATTCTTCGAGGAGCTTATCAGCACTTTGAATGTGCAAGTGCGTGAAATGAAATCGATGAGTAATTCTATAAAGAAGTTGGAAGAGG GTCAAAGTATCAGTAGAAGAATTATTGTAGATGAACAGGATTATCAAAGGGTCTCACTGACCAGTTCACGA CTACCTTATACCAATGGCAAGGCAAACATTGATTCACATTCAG TGAGATCTCTGTCACCGCCTGCATACGTGGAACCTTCTGTCGATGTTCAATCTAAGTCGTATGGGGAG ATCATGGATATGATTCAGAATGGGGAGAACCCTTTCAATATCAGG GATGTCAATGATGCTTCGTCAAATCCAGATCAACCAGTGTTAAATCCTCGTTCAGAGCCTAGGCCAAAG CCTTGGGAGTTTAGTCGATCTCAGAACAGCTCCACCAACGTTCTCGATACTCAAGAAACTGGTAACATTTCAAGTTACAGACTCCCAGATAAGCAGTTGAATGGAGACGATCCAGTGCCTTGGTGGCAGCGACAGAATCCTAGAATCACAGAAATTGAATCCGACAATGATCAGAAGTTCGGACCTTCCAACAGGTTGGGTACTGAGCGACCAGTTCAGCATTCATGGATACCTCCCCAGCCACCACCTGTTGCGATGCTCGAAGCCGCTGCAGCTATACGACAACCAAAGAAGCAACCATATCAGAAAGAGGAAATGACTGATGATCAATCACTAGCTCGTGCTCCAGATGTAACCGATGAGTTgcaaagaatcacaaaaatctCTGAATCAGGTGGTTTCGTGGATACCGATGGTGAGTATTCCCAAGTTTCTTCAACTGAGATACAAAAGGAAGATAATGGCTCATATTTGTAG
- the LOC140975498 gene encoding mitogen-activated protein kinase kinase 3 produces MAGLEELKRKLVPLFDAEKGFPSDSIIDPSDSCMLSDGGAVNLLSKSYNIYNINELGLQKCASSAFFADDSEKTYRCASHEMRIFGCIGSGASSVVQRAIHIPNHRIIALKKINIFEKEKRQQLLTEIRTLCEAPCHQGLVQFYGAFYTPGSGQISIALEYMDGGSLADILCVQKSIPEPILSSMVKELLLGLSYLHGVRHLVHRDIKPANLLVNLKGESKITDFGISAGLEDSMAMCATFVGTVTYMSPERIRNESYSYPADIWSLGLALFECAAGEFPYSANEGPVNLMLQILDDKSPSLSKEIFSAELCSFVDACLQKDPVARPTAEQLLSHPFVTKYVDAKVNLGAFVRGIFDPIERMKDLADMLTIHYYLLFDGSDDLWHHIKTLYQEKSIFSFGGKEHVGPDNILTTLTSIRRTLAGEWPPEKLVHVVEKLQCRAHGQNGVAIRVTGSFIVGNQFLICGDGVQVEGLPNFQDLSIDIPSKRMGTFQEQFTVETSEMIGRYFIAKQELYIVQ; encoded by the exons ATGGCTGGCCTGGAGGAATTGAAGAGGAAGCTAGTGCCACTATTTGATGCAGAAAAAGGGTTCCCATCTGACTCAATAATCGACCCTTCAGATTCTTGCATG TTATCCGATGGTGGGGCAGTGAATTTACTGAGCAAATCGTACAATATATATAACATCAATGAGCTTGGGTTGCAGAAATGTGCTTCATCCGCGTTTTTCGCAGATGATTCTGAGAAAACATACAGGTGTGCCTCGCATGAGATGAGGATCTTTGGGTGCATTGGTAGTGGTGCGAGTAGTGTTGTTCAGAGGGCGATTCATATTCCAAATCACAGGATCATTGCCCTCAAGaagattaatatttttgaaaag GAGAAAAGGCAACAGCTTCTTACTGAAATAAGAACACTATGTGAAGCACCATGTCATCAAGGTCTTGTCCAGTTTTATGGTGCTTTCTACACTCCAGGCTCTGGGCAGATTAGCATAGCTTTAGAGTACATGGATGGTGGATCTTTGGCTGATATCCTCTGTGTTCAGAAGAGTATACCCGAGCCAATTCTTTCCTCTATGGTGAAAGAACTATTGCTT GGACTAAGTTACTTGCACGGAGTTAGACATTTAGTTCATAGAGATATCAAACCTGCAAATTTGCTCGTGAATCTGAAAGGAGAGTCAAAGATTACAGATTTTGGTATTAGCGCTGGACTCGAGGATTCAATGGCAATG TGCGCAACTTTTGTGGGAACTGTTACATACATGTCTCCTGAGCGAATACGAAATGAAAGTTACTCTTATCCTGCTGATATTTGGAGCCTTGGGCTTGCACTTTTTGAGTGTGCTGCGGGTGAATTTCCATACTCTGCTAATGAAGGCCCTGTTAATCTCATGTTGCAG ATTTTGGACGATAAATCTCCATCTCTGTCAAAGGAAATCTTTTCTGCAGAGTTATGTTCATTTGTTGATGCTTGCCTCCAGAAAGATCCAGTTGCCAGGCCAACAGCTGAGCAG CTGCTATCACACCCGTTTGTTACCAAGTATGTGGATGCCAAGGTCAACTTGGGTGCTTTTGTCCGAGGTATATTTGATCCAATTGAAAGGATGAAGGATCTTGCAGAT ATGTTAACAATACACTATTACTTGCTTTTTGATGGATCCGACGATCTTTGGCATCACATAAAGACTTTGTATCAAGAGAAATCAATTTTCAG TTTTGGTGGGAAAGAACATGTTGGTCCAGACAACATCCTTACAACCTTGACAAGTATTCGGAGGACATTGGCTGGTGAATGGCCTCCTGAGAAGTTAGTGCATGTTGTAGAGAAGCTTCAATGCCGAGCTCATGGTCAAAATGGAGTTGCAATCCGTGTAACAGGGTCGTTTATTGTTGGAAATCAGTTCCTGATATGTGGAGATGGTGTGCAAGTGGAGGGCTTGCCAAATTTTCAGGACCTTTCAATTGACATACCCAGTAAGCGTATGGGGACATTTCAAGAGCAGTTTACTGTAGAAACATCAGAAATGATCGGCCGCTATTTCATAGCCAAACAAGAACTTTACATCGTTCAATAG
- the LOC140974774 gene encoding uncharacterized protein isoform X1, whose product MQAHDAAVSHSPSSNGHSNSDLTEIAARAVEEYAAEEKSDEFYDDEFYFEREVDSESVKREGGEWDGDEDDQGFEFEFVTRDSESSTISADEIFHDGKIRPVYPFLNGDLVIRKVNMDANKEENGKKTIRLPLMKLLIEERETAATSSCSSSDVDDLEGVPEEMYCVWQPKAASDVDEQESVPEEMYCVWPPKPTPEEAESPEETARRCKKSTSTGSIYKKLKLKELLSRSHSEGRKENFVFLTPKNSWNRRENEYRVEEQAATAGKLRPPPPRRTYLPYRQDLVGFFSGGNGLTKNSKPF is encoded by the coding sequence ATGCAAGCGCATGATGCTGCGGTCTCGCACTCTCCGAGTTCCAACGGCCATTCTAACAGTGACCTGACGGAGATAGCCGCCCGGGCTGTGGAGGAATACGCGGCGGAAGAGAAGTCCGATGAGTTCTACGACGATGAGTTCTACTTCGAGAGGGAAGTGGATTCAGAATCTGTGAAAAGGGAAGGTGGAGAATGGGATGGAGATGAGGATGATCAAGGATTCGAGTTCGAGTTCGTCACGAGGGATTCGGAGTCGTCTACGATTTCTGCCGACGAAATCTTCCACGACGGTAAGATTCGACCGGTTTACCCGTTCCTAAATGGAGATTTGGTTATCAGGAAAGTGAATATGGATGCAAACAAGGAGGAGAACGGAAAGAAGACGATTCGGCTGCCGTTGATGAAGCTTCTTATCGAGGAAAGAGAGACGGCAGCGACGTCGTCTTGCTCGTCGTCGGATGTGGATGATCTGGAAGGAGTTCCGGAGGAGATGTACTGCGTGTGGCAGCCGAAAGCCGCCTCGGATGTTGATGAGCAGGAAAGTGTTCCGGAGGAGATGTACTGCGTCTGGCCGCCGAAGCCTACTCCTGAGGAGGCGGAGTCTCCGGAGGAAACGGCGCGGCGGTGCAAGAAAAGCACCTCCACGGGGTCGATTTACAAGAAACTGAAGTTGAAAGAGCTATTGAGCAGAAGCCACAGTGAAGGAAGGAAGGAAAATTTCGTCTTTTTAACACCCAAGAACAGCTGGAACAGAAGAGAGAACGAATACCGAGTCGAAGAACAGGCGGCAACTGCCGGGAAATTGAGACCTCCACCGCCGCGGCGGACGTACTTACCGTACAGACAAGATTTGGTGGGGTTTTTTTCCGGTGGAAATGGGTTGACCAAGAATTCAAAGcctttttaa